CTGAATGCCACCAAAAGGCTTATCCGTTTGCCTAAAATACTGAAGTACCTCGTTTACCAGATTGAACTGCTTTAGATGCAGCATCGATATCTCATCGATGATCAGCACTTTGGTTTTATCAATATGCTTCTTAAGGTACTTTTTTTCTTTTAATGCCTTCAGATTTCTTTGACTAAGGCTATCCTTGATGCCAATACCTGACCAGGCATGAATCGTGGTTCCCTGAAGGTGTGTTGCAGCAATACCGGTCGAAGCCGTTATGGATACCGGAATCTTTCGCGCTTTGAGGTACTGAATGTATTTATTGAGAACGAATGTTTTACCAGTACCGGCAGAACCCGTTAAAAAAACATTTCTACCTGATTTCAATATTGCTAAGGCCTGATCTTGATTCACTTATTCTTACTATTCACGGATCAATTTTCCTGTTCCAGTTTATTCATTAATTTTTCCTGTATAGCAATTCCTTTATTGTTTTTTGCAAGTAACAGGTCTTGGTAGTCAAGGGTCCATCCAATGGTTTCCACAATATTCTGGATAAGAAGAACCGCCTCCAGGGCTTCGCTTTTGGCCGTATCAAATAAACCGCTTTCCGGTATTTTTAACAATACGTATTCTTTGGCTTTAGAATTGACTTCAGTCAAATCAGTGGAGTCAAATTTGTTAAACAGACCGTCTTTTTTGTCGTAGTATTTCAGATCCGTCTCCAAACTCAGAACCTGAGGATCAGGAAAATCTGTCAGTCTAATTACTTTTTTTTCGATATTAGGCTCCATATTGATTTTGGAAAGATCAAATCCTACGTGTGCCTTTGCATTAATTAACAAGATCGCTTTTTTCTTACTCGATACCATACTCATGAATCTTTCCTTTGTATTCTCGTAATGATATATTTCTGCAAACTCTCCCTCAACAGTTATCAGTTTCCAGACCTTTCTGATCTTTTCCATAAGAATAACTGACTGGGCATTGGTAATATCTTTTCGCTTCTGAATTTTGATATACCGCATCACCCAATAGGTAATGATCGCTCCGAGAAAAAGTCCAAGTAAAGCTTCCATAGTATAGAATAAGCGTTAAAAATACTAAATAAATCATACTTTGATCAAAAACATATCCGATGCAATTCCGTCCGCGAGAAAATATTTCTCAGGTCTTAAAACAAGTTGCTCTTCACGAAGGTACAGAATGCCAGATTGAAGGTGTTTTTGGGCTTGCTTCATCAGCTGTTCTTTGTAATCTTGACCAAACTCTGTAACGATATCCACAATTGAGATTCCCCAGATTGTCCTTATTCCGGTCATGATCATTTCATTGATCCTGTCTTCAACGGTTAAATATTCAACTTCAATGGATAGCTCATCCTTTTCAAGTGATTTCAGGTACTTAGCATTGTTGGACACATTCCAGCTTCTTCGTGTTCCGTCAAAGGAATGTGCAGAAGGTCCAATACCCAGATATTTTAACCCTTTCCAATAAGAGGTGTTATGTCTCGAGAAATAACCTTTCTTTCCAAAATTTGAAATTTCATACTGGATAAATTCTTCTGCCTTTGTAAGTTGCTGAAGAATTTTAAAATGGCTTTCTGCCTTTTTTTCAGAGGGAGCTTTGTATGTTCCTTTCCGTATAAAATGATCCAAAGCGGTTCTGGGCTCAACCGTCAGGGCATAACTTGAGATGTGATTGACATTAAAATCAAAGGTAAACTGAAGGTTTTCCTCCCATCGTTTTTCATTGAGAGTTGGCATTCCATAAATCAGGTCCATACTGATATTCTCAAACCATTTTGAAGCATGCTCCATTGAATCTATGGCCTGTTTACTGTTATGTGCCCTGTTCATATACCTTAAGTCCTCGTCAAAAAAAGACTGGACCCCAATACTCAATCTGTTGACAGGTGTCTTGCTCAATTCTTCTAACTTCTCTTTGGACAAGTCATCGGGATTCGCTTCAAGGGTAATCTCCGGATTTTCAGTCACCTGAAAATGCATTCTGATCAAATCTATGATACTATCAATTTCCAAAGAGTTCAGCAACGAGGGCGTCCCACCACCAAAGTATATGGTTTCAATGGATTCTTTGAATTCGTTCTTTCGCAGTATCAGCTCCCTTTTAATGGCCGATAACATAGATTCCTTATTCCTAAGCGAGGTTGAAAAATGAAAATCACAATAATAACATGCCTGTTTGCAAAAAGGTATATGTATATAGATACCGGCCATAAGTCTAAGAATAAATCCGGGTGTAAGATACAAAGTAAGCTACACTTCTACTGCTTATTTGAGCACATGAATAAGCTCAGGTTATTGGGTTTTTTCAATACTTCTGTATTCCAGAGCAAGTCTGATTTTTCCTGTTTTCTGATCCGCTTCCCGCATCTTTTTACGGTCAATAGAGACATCGCTGCCCACAAAATTAAGTGGAATCCTGATGCGGTCCATTTCAAATGAAACGTCCAATTTAGTTGGAAGTATAGCCTGGTTATCCGGGTATGTGAGGTTCAATGTATAGGTACCATCCTTTTTTGTGTTGATTTCAGCCCATGTAATTCGTTTTTTCTGGGTATCTATATGTAAATTGGCTATACTAAAATCTGCCTTGTTATCTGATGGTAAAATGGAAATTGCCAATTGCGATGTTGACTGTCCTTCTGCCTCACCTCTGTCTACTACCATAAATGGATACTCAAACAGCTCACTAAACGACAGGTCTAATCCGCGTTTGGGAATTAGCACAAAATCTTCAGAATTGATGACCAAATCTTCACCCTTGTTAAATACTGCCAGTGCTTCCTTATCTGGCATATTAATGAATGATATATCAACATGTAACTTTATATCTGCCTGAAAGGTTTCAATACTATCCAATCTGGATTTAACAAAAAGCACATGTTCTTCAGCTGTTTGACAAAAGCCATTAGCAGCAAATAAAAACAGTAAAAGTATTCCAAGTAGTTTCATCCAATGTCATTTTTCTGAAATAAAAATAGCCCTACAAGCATGGTCACTAAAATATAAAGACCCATTAAGACCGAATTGATCAAAATCGTATTCCATTCAATATCCTGGTTAAAAAAATATTGCCAGGTATTGTTCAATTTAAAAAAGGCTACCTGGTTCCATATTTCATGGCCCAGGTCTATTTTCAATAATAATGTAGAAACGATCAAAAACAACGAAGCTACAATCCAAGTTTTAAAACTTTCTTTCAACAAGACGGCTAAGGTTAAACTTACCACAGAAAAGTATACCAAAGAAAGGGTTCCGACTAAAAAAGCAAACACCAATCTATACAAGGCATCATCGTGTTCAAAAAAAGTGAGTCCGTTGGTATAGACCACCAAGTCTCCTGTTCCAAAAATTCCGTACGACAATATAAAGGATGTTAGGGCCAATAGCAGCACTAAAAAAATGGTAAATAAACTGGCAACGATATATTTCGCTAATAGATATTTCCACTTCACAACGGGTTGCATAAGCACCGTTTGTAAAGTTTTTTCTTGATATTCGACTGTAAGCATGCCAGATACAATTATCATGCAGAGTAAGGGCACATGAAACCAAAAGGAGTTCAGTATAAAGTATATGATCAGGTTTCCGTTAAGCAACTTGCCTTGAAAGTAGAACGTATCCTTCAAATTGGCCAACACAATGTCAATAATTCCTGTGCCCTGATAATAAGCACTTAATAGTACGATAGCTTCAATAAAAAAGAGAGCCAAAATAGCATAATAGGTGCGGCTTTGACGAAACAATTTAAAGGTTTCCATATAAAGTAGTCGCATCATTTCTCCTTCGGATTAAATAGTTGTTGCAAGTCAAGTACAGGCCTGCAAGAAGTGATTGCAATTTGCTGCTGTGATAATTTAAATATGATTTCAGAGATTTCAGCAGCCGATGCCGAAATAGTCATGCAATCTCCATTCGAAACCGTATCATAGTCGCTTAAAAAAG
This DNA window, taken from Lutimonas zeaxanthinifaciens, encodes the following:
- a CDS encoding ABC transporter permease produces the protein MMRLLYMETFKLFRQSRTYYAILALFFIEAIVLLSAYYQGTGIIDIVLANLKDTFYFQGKLLNGNLIIYFILNSFWFHVPLLCMIIVSGMLTVEYQEKTLQTVLMQPVVKWKYLLAKYIVASLFTIFLVLLLALTSFILSYGIFGTGDLVVYTNGLTFFEHDDALYRLVFAFLVGTLSLVYFSVVSLTLAVLLKESFKTWIVASLFLIVSTLLLKIDLGHEIWNQVAFFKLNNTWQYFFNQDIEWNTILINSVLMGLYILVTMLVGLFLFQKNDIG
- the hemW gene encoding radical SAM family heme chaperone HemW yields the protein MAGIYIHIPFCKQACYYCDFHFSTSLRNKESMLSAIKRELILRKNEFKESIETIYFGGGTPSLLNSLEIDSIIDLIRMHFQVTENPEITLEANPDDLSKEKLEELSKTPVNRLSIGVQSFFDEDLRYMNRAHNSKQAIDSMEHASKWFENISMDLIYGMPTLNEKRWEENLQFTFDFNVNHISSYALTVEPRTALDHFIRKGTYKAPSEKKAESHFKILQQLTKAEEFIQYEISNFGKKGYFSRHNTSYWKGLKYLGIGPSAHSFDGTRRSWNVSNNAKYLKSLEKDELSIEVEYLTVEDRINEMIMTGIRTIWGISIVDIVTEFGQDYKEQLMKQAQKHLQSGILYLREEQLVLRPEKYFLADGIASDMFLIKV
- a CDS encoding DUF4230 domain-containing protein, which gives rise to MEALLGLFLGAIITYWVMRYIKIQKRKDITNAQSVILMEKIRKVWKLITVEGEFAEIYHYENTKERFMSMVSSKKKAILLINAKAHVGFDLSKINMEPNIEKKVIRLTDFPDPQVLSLETDLKYYDKKDGLFNKFDSTDLTEVNSKAKEYVLLKIPESGLFDTAKSEALEAVLLIQNIVETIGWTLDYQDLLLAKNNKGIAIQEKLMNKLEQEN